A segment of the Candidatus Binataceae bacterium genome:
GCCGTAAGATGGGCAAGAGTTTCAGCGGCGCCGTGGACGAGGTGCCGCGGATGGCGCGGCGGTTCGCCGACGCGGCATTGGAGGCGATGACCGGGCAGCGCGGGCCGTTTGACAGTAAGCTCGCCTTCGTTTCGACCGGCACGAGCCGATTCAAGGAGGTTTATACCCAGAGCATCGACGGGCAGGACTTGAACCAACAGACCCACAACTCGACTATCAACCTGTTTCCCGATTGGGATCAGAGCACGCGCTTCCTGCTGTATCTCTCGTACAAGAGCGGCGAGCCGGGTCTTTACCTGGCCGATCTCAAGCAACGCGTGGAATCGCGCATCACCACCAATCGCGGGATTATCATCGGCGGGGCGCTCTCTCCCGACGGGCAGCTCGTCGTGGCATCAATCGAGCGCGCCGGCGCGACCAATCTCTACCTCTTGGACCGCAACGGTCACGAAATGCGGCGGCTCACCGACACCGGAGGCATCAATTGCACGCCGAACTTTTCACAGGATGGGTCGAAGCTGGCGTTCACTTCGGATCGGTCGGGCACTCCGCAAGTGTACATGATGCCGCTTTCCGGCGAATCGCCTCAGCGCATCACCTACAAGGGCAACTACAACACTAATCCCGCTTTTTCGCCCAAGGGCGATCGCATCGCCTACCAAAGCCGTAACGGCGGGCGGTTCGACATCTTCACGATCCCGAGCGCCGGCGGCGATCCAACTCAGCTCACCGAGGGCGGAGGGACCAACGAATCACCCTCGTGGTCGCCGGACGGACGCTACCTTGCCTTCAGTTCGACTCGCGAAGGGCACCCCCACATCTT
Coding sequences within it:
- a CDS encoding DPP IV N-terminal domain-containing protein gives rise to the protein MPLSRRNIERRTLPHLCAWLAGVIALFLPIAARAQIQMRIIGQERQYAMAVSPLKNLSGDDNHQASNAFTRTLTRDFELSGYFRIIDPHAYVEDAQQSGYELGQFNFADWTSINTDFLVKGAVTVNSAKVQLTVYLYDVAQQRRKMGKSFSGAVDEVPRMARRFADAALEAMTGQRGPFDSKLAFVSTGTSRFKEVYTQSIDGQDLNQQTHNSTINLFPDWDQSTRFLLYLSYKSGEPGLYLADLKQRVESRITTNRGIIIGGALSPDGQLVVASIERAGATNLYLLDRNGHEMRRLTDTGGINCTPNFSQDGSKLAFTSDRSGTPQVYMMPLSGESPQRITYKGNYNTNPAFSPKGDRIAYQSRNGGRFDIFTIPSAGGDPTQLTEGGGTNESPSWSPDGRYLAFSSTREGHPHIFVMMVQTGKLIGSLTEGNGNDTSPAWSWWLGE